A stretch of Camelina sativa cultivar DH55 chromosome 18, Cs, whole genome shotgun sequence DNA encodes these proteins:
- the LOC104761136 gene encoding F-box protein At5g51380-like, with amino-acid sequence MSFREKMPTSPKSPLRRRRSSWTGPWLNHPTTSFKQAVSAVIQAQSPRSRFKSAASEFSDVDRTLSLSDSIILRILEKLPESQSEDVSLVCKRWLYLQGRRLKNVKVLNWDFLMFGRLTSRFPKLTSVDLVNACLNPSRSSGILLCHKSISFHVSTDSSSDWDFVEENLLHCEMVDRGVRVLGRGSCDLLKLVVINATEMGLLSLAEDCSDLQELELHKCSDNLLRGIAACENLRALRLVGIVDGLYSSSVSDIGLTILAQGCKRLVKLELSGCEGSFDGVKAIGQCCEVLEELSICDHRMDDGWIAALSYFESLKTLRISSCRKIDSSPGPEKLLGSCPALESLQLIRCCLNDKEGMRALFKVCDGVTKVNIQDCWGLDDDSFSVAKAFRRVRFLSLEGCSVLTTSGLESVILHWEELESMRVVSCKNIKDSEISAALSSLFSLLKELTWRPDTRSHLSSSLEGAGIGKRGSKFFKKR; translated from the exons ATGTCTTTTAGGGAGAAGATGCCGACGAGTCCTAAATCGCCTCTGAGAAGGAGACGCTCGAGCTGGACCGGTCCATGGCTAAACCACCCAACGACGTCGTTCAAGCAAGCAGTCTCCGCCGTGATTCAAGCCCAATCACCGAGATCCAGGTTCAAATCCGCTGCTTCTGAATTCTCCGACGTCGATCGAACACTTTCGTTGTCAGATTCCATCATCCTCAGGATCCTCGAGAAGCTTCCTGAGTCTCAGAGCGAAGATGTCTCACTCGTGTGTAAACGGTGGTTGTATCTTCAGGGACGGCGTTTAAAGAATGTGAAGGTTTTAAATTGGGATTTTCTCATGTTTGGGAGGCTTACCTCGAGGTTTCCTAAGCTTACGAGTGTTGATTTGGTTAACGCGTGTTTGAATCCCTCGAGGAGTTCGGGGATTTTGCTTTGTCACAAGTCGATTTCGTTTCATGTATCTACGGATTCGTCGTCGGATTGGGATTTTGTTGAGGAGAATTTGTTGCATTGTGAAATGGTTGATAGAGGGGTTAGGGTATTAGGAAGAGGGAGCTGTGATTTGCTTAAACTTGTTGTGATTAATGCTACTGAAATGGGATTGCTGAGTTTAGCTGAGGACTGTTCTGATTTGCAGGAGTTAGAGTTGCATAAGTGTAGTGATAATCTCTTGCGTGGTATTGCTGCTTGTGAGAATCTGAGAGCGTTGAGATTGGTTGGAATTGTTGATGGATTGTATAGTTCTTCGGTTTCTGATATAGGTTTGACGATTTTAGCACAAGGGTGTAAGAGATTGGTGAAGCTGGAGCTTAGTGGTTGTGAAGGTAGCTTTGATGGGGTTAAAGCAATTGGGCAATGTTGTGAAGTGCTTGAGGAATTGAGTATTTGTGACCATAGAATGGATGATGGTTGGATAGCGGCGCTTTCGTATTTTGAGAGTTTGAAGACGTTGAGGATTTCGTCTTGTAGAAAGATAGATTCTAGTCCTGGACCGGAAAAGTTGCTTGGATCTTGTCCAGCTCTGGAGAGTTTGCAACTCATAAGGTGTTGTTTGAATGATAAGGAGGGGATGAGAGCCTTGTTTAAGGTGTGTGATGGAGTAACTAAGGTTAATATTCAGGATTGTTGGGGACTGGATGATGATTCTTTCAGCGTGGCTAAAGCTTTCAG GAGGGTGAGGTTTCTGTCTTTGGAAGGATGCTCAGTCCTAACAACAAGCGGTTTAGAGTCAGTAATTCTACACTGGGAAGAGCTTGAGAGCATGAGAGTAGTgtcatgcaagaacataaaagaCAGCGAAATATCAGCGGCACTCTCGTCTTTGTTCTCCCTTCTCAAAGAACTAACGTGGAGACCAGACACAAGGTCTCATCTCTCATCTAGTCTTGAAGGTGCCGGAATCGGAAAGAGAGGCAGCAAGTTCTTCAAGAAGAGATGA